From Triticum aestivum cultivar Chinese Spring chromosome 4A, IWGSC CS RefSeq v2.1, whole genome shotgun sequence, a single genomic window includes:
- the LOC123081780 gene encoding protein NRT1/ PTR FAMILY 8.3 has product MVMDSTDRFDKSPLLDGGSSLQESTTEYTGDGSVGISGHPASRKHTGNWKASSLTIVCSFCCYLAYSSIGKNLVSYLTKVLHETNLDAARHVATWQGTSYLAPLVGAFVADSYLGKYRTALISCTIFIMGMMLLLLSAALPLISAGPHAWTLWVDPISSRYIIFLVGLYMVGLGYGAESPCVTSFGADQFDDTDEVEKTRKSSFFNWHYFSINAGSLIAGTVIVWVQEHEGWLWGFTISTLFVTLGISVFFLGSIVYRFQKPGGSPLARIWQVVVAASRNFDKVLPCDSSALYEFLGQGSAIEGSQKLEHTSGLEFFDKAAIVTLPDCESPGQLNKWKICTVTQVEELKILIRMFPIWSGMVLFAAVQEQMFSTFVEQGMTMEKHVGSFEIPAASFQSIDTLTVIMLVPIYERVLVPVIRKFTSRANGISSPQRIGIGLCFSMSSMVIAALVESNRLQIAQSEGLVHSKVTVPMSILWQGPQYFLLGVAEVFSNIGLTEFFYNESPDAMRSLCIAISLLNVSAGNYLSSFILSLVPVFTARGGSPGWIPDNLNEGHLDRFYLMMAGLSLLNILVFVFYARRYKCKKAS; this is encoded by the exons ATGGTCATGGACTCCACGGATCGATTTGACAAGAGCCCTCTGCTGGATGGAGGCAGCTCGTTACAGGAG AGTACCACAGAATATACAGGTGATGGATCTGTTGGCATCAGTGGACATCCTGCTTCCAGAAAACATACAGGGAACTGGAAGGCCTCCTCCTTAACCATAG TCTGTTCATTCTGCTGTTATCTGGCCTATTCTTCAATTGGGAAAAACCTAGTCAGTTATCTCACAAAAGTTCTACATGAAACAAATCTGGATGCTGCAAGACATGTTGCAACTTGGCAAGGTACTAGCTATCTCGCGCCTCTGGTTGGAGCCTTCGTTGCTGATTCATATCTGGGGAAGTACCGGACAGCTTTGATCAGCTGCACCATTTTCATTATG GGTATGATGTTGTTGCTTCTATCAGCAGCACTTCCATTAATCTCAGCCGGTCCTCATGCTTGGACTCTCTGGGTAGATCCTATCTCTTCTCGGTACATTATATTCTTGGTTGGGTTGTACATGGTTGGTTTAGGGTACGGTGCAGAGAGCCCTTGCGTCACGTCTTTTGGAGCCGATCaatttgatgacaccgatgaagtggAGAAGACCAGAAAGAGCTCTTTTTTTAATTGGCACTATTTCTCAATCAATGCCGGTTCATTGATCGCTGGGACTGTTATTGTCTGGGTTCAAGAACATGAAGGCTGGCTCTGGGGTTTTACAATTTCTACACTATTTGTGACTTTAGGTATAAGTGTTTTTTTCCTGGGCTCCATTGTGTATAGATTTCAGAAACCTGGAGGAAGCCCTCTAGCAAGAATATGGCAGGTTGTTGTTGCAGCTTCTCGGAACTTCGATAAAGTTTTGCCATGTGATTCCTCAGCTCTTTATGAGTTTTTGGGGCAAGGTTCGGCAATCGAAGGCAGCCAGAAATTGGAACATACAAGTGGACTTGA GTTCTTTGATAAAGCTGCAATTGTGACACTACCTGACTGTGAATCTCCTGGCCAACTTAATAAGTGGAAGATTTGTACTGTCACTCAGGTAGAGGAGTTAAAGATTCTAATCAGAATGTTCCCAATTTGGTCAGGAATGGTATTGTTTGCTGCAGTTCAGGAACAAATGTTTTCAACATTTGTAGAGCAAGGGATGACAATGGAGAAACACGTCGGCTCTTTCGAAATACCCGCTGCATCCTTTCAATCCATAGATACACTTACTGTCATTATGCTGGTTCCAATTTATGAGAGGGTCCTTGTTCCAGTAATTAGAAAATTCACCAGCAGAGCGAATGGCATTTCATCGCCGCAGCGAATAGGGATCGGTTTATGTTTCTCCATGTCCTCAATGGTGATAGCAGCATTGGTCGAGAGTAACCGGTTACAGATTGCACAGTCCGAAGGTTTGGTGCACAGCAAGGTGACTGTTCCGATGAGCATCCTGTGGCAAGGACCTCAGTACTTTCTGCTAGGCGTCGCTGAGGTGTTCTCCAACATTGGGCTAACTGAATTTTTCTATAATGAGTCTCCAGACGCCATGAGAAGCTTATGTATTGCAATCTCGCTTCTTAACGTCTCTGCTGGAAATTACCTTAGTTCGTTTATCCTTTCCCTTGTGCCGGTATTCACAGCCAGAGGAGGCAGCCCAGGGTGGATACCTGATAACTTGAATGAAGGGCATTTGGATAGATTCTACCTGATGATGGCTGGGCTGAGTTTGCTGAATATATTGGTCTTTGTATTCTATGCTAGGAGGTACAAATGTAAGAAGGCTTCCTGA